Proteins from one Streptosporangium becharense genomic window:
- the pheA gene encoding prephenate dehydratase, with product MPKLAYLGPEGTFTEEALRVLAPDAERLPSSNVTAALEAVRRGDADGAVVPLENSLEGAITTTLDELAWGEPLIVTAELLLPVDFSLLARPGTEVGHIKRVFTHPAAITQCRNFIARELPDAVVVAAPSTAAAAQEVSLPGSPYDAAIAARIAGEHYGLVELATGIGDRADTVTRFVRVSPPGPLPAPTGADRTSLVVFLTDDHPGALLEMLTEFSVRGVNLTRIESRPTGDGIGRYFFHFDLEGHVADARVGEAISGLHRICADVRFLGSYPRADGLAPQAKRGTTDVDFAEAAGWLTRIRTGRV from the coding sequence ATGCCCAAACTCGCCTACCTGGGACCGGAGGGCACCTTCACCGAAGAGGCCCTGCGCGTCCTCGCACCGGACGCCGAGCGTCTGCCCAGCTCGAACGTCACCGCGGCCCTCGAAGCCGTCCGGCGCGGCGACGCCGACGGAGCCGTCGTGCCGCTGGAGAACTCGCTCGAAGGCGCCATCACCACCACCCTCGACGAGCTCGCCTGGGGCGAGCCGCTGATCGTCACCGCCGAGCTGCTGCTGCCCGTCGACTTCTCCCTCCTGGCACGCCCCGGCACCGAGGTCGGTCACATCAAGCGGGTCTTCACCCACCCGGCGGCCATCACCCAGTGCCGGAACTTCATCGCGCGTGAGCTGCCCGACGCCGTCGTGGTGGCCGCGCCGTCGACCGCCGCCGCCGCCCAGGAGGTCTCCCTCCCCGGCTCGCCGTACGACGCGGCCATCGCCGCACGCATCGCCGGTGAGCACTACGGCCTGGTCGAGCTCGCGACCGGCATCGGCGACCGCGCCGACACCGTCACCCGGTTCGTGCGGGTCTCCCCGCCCGGCCCGCTCCCGGCGCCGACCGGTGCCGACCGCACCTCCCTCGTCGTCTTCCTCACCGACGACCACCCGGGTGCGCTGCTGGAGATGCTCACCGAGTTCTCCGTCCGGGGCGTCAACCTGACCCGGATCGAGTCGCGACCCACCGGCGACGGCATCGGCCGTTACTTCTTCCACTTCGACCTGGAGGGTCACGTCGCCGACGCCCGGGTCGGGGAGGCGATCTCCGGCCTCCACCGCATCTGTGCCGACGTGCGATTCCTCGGCAGCTACCCGCGTGCCGACGGTCTCGCCCCACAGGCCAAGCGCGGCACGACCGACGTCGACTTCGCCGAGGCCGCCGGTTGGCTGACCCGGATCCGCACCGGCCGGGTCTGA
- a CDS encoding glycosyltransferase 87 family protein: MTTGEVTTTVRRPWTWLPALLLIAAAVAPLVLHWLGNVDDQRLVDLDVYRTGGQAVLGGRPVYDFVTPAPQLLPFTYPPIAALLATPLAVMSWPVAQWVWTALIFATLAVTVRLSFRPALERVGGLWPPLVFAALMIACTYLMPIRDQVRFGQVDILLVALCLADCAARRPLWPRGMLIGLATAVKLTPGVFLIYLLIAGFGPGGGREQRRAFLMASFTAALLTLLPFLVIPADAADFWFRALLDSERVGANAATTNQSMRGMLIRLYWPDVLTSLLWVAAVALVAWFGFRYARRALLDGHPITGAALAGLMAVLLSPVAWIHHLAWVVVVLGALAGDGRDPVRLRVAAGVWLYYVLPIPWWGVTIKAAEIPVLSPVIGKIVQNGFGLGALVLVWLLGVWLPRRREVFRTSPPPGGHREAEG; the protein is encoded by the coding sequence GTGACGACTGGCGAGGTGACGACGACCGTCCGGCGCCCGTGGACGTGGCTGCCCGCGCTGCTGCTCATCGCGGCGGCGGTGGCTCCGCTCGTGCTCCACTGGCTCGGCAACGTCGACGACCAGCGCCTGGTCGACCTGGACGTGTACCGTACCGGCGGCCAGGCGGTCCTCGGCGGCCGGCCGGTCTACGACTTCGTCACGCCCGCGCCGCAGCTGTTGCCGTTCACCTACCCGCCGATCGCCGCGCTCCTGGCGACCCCGCTGGCGGTGATGTCGTGGCCGGTTGCCCAGTGGGTGTGGACGGCCCTGATCTTCGCGACCCTCGCGGTGACCGTCCGCCTGTCCTTCCGCCCGGCCCTGGAGCGGGTGGGCGGGCTGTGGCCCCCGCTGGTGTTCGCCGCCCTGATGATCGCGTGCACCTACCTGATGCCGATCAGGGACCAGGTCCGCTTCGGCCAGGTGGACATCCTGCTGGTCGCCCTCTGCCTGGCCGACTGCGCGGCCCGTCGCCCGCTCTGGCCGCGCGGCATGCTGATCGGCCTGGCCACCGCGGTCAAGCTCACCCCCGGTGTCTTCCTGATCTACCTGCTCATCGCCGGATTCGGCCCGGGAGGGGGGCGGGAGCAGCGCCGGGCGTTCCTCATGGCGTCCTTCACCGCCGCGCTGCTCACCCTGCTGCCGTTCCTGGTGATCCCCGCCGACGCCGCCGACTTCTGGTTCCGCGCGCTGCTCGACTCCGAACGGGTCGGGGCGAACGCCGCGACCACGAACCAGTCGATGCGCGGCATGCTCATCCGGCTCTACTGGCCCGACGTGCTGACGAGCCTGCTGTGGGTGGCGGCGGTCGCCCTGGTCGCCTGGTTCGGCTTCCGGTACGCACGCCGCGCGCTGCTCGACGGGCATCCGATCACCGGCGCGGCCCTGGCCGGGCTGATGGCCGTGCTGCTGTCCCCGGTGGCCTGGATCCACCACCTCGCCTGGGTGGTCGTGGTCCTCGGGGCGCTGGCCGGGGACGGGCGTGACCCGGTCAGGCTCAGGGTGGCCGCCGGGGTCTGGCTCTACTACGTGCTGCCGATCCCCTGGTGGGGGGTGACGATCAAGGCAGCCGAGATCCCGGTGCTCAGTCCGGTGATCGGCAAGATCGTGCAGAACGGGTTCGGACTGGGTGCGCTGGTCCTGGTCTGGCTGCTGGGAGTCTGGCTGCCCAGGCGCAGGGAGGTTTTCCGGACGTCTCCGCCACCCGGCGGCCATCGGGAGGCGGAAGGATGA
- the serS gene encoding serine--tRNA ligase, whose translation MIDLRTLREDPDRLRASQRARGEDDSVVDTLLDLDGRRRGALSRFESLRAEQKTVGKSVSRAAGEEKAALLERAKDLSVQVKAAEAEAEKLAAELDELIYTVPNLVEEGAPPGGEDDYVVLEEVGEKPSFDFEPKDHLELGELLGAIDMERGAKVSGSRFFFLKGVGARLQLGLLNMAMQQAIEAGFIPMIPPVLVKPESMKGTGFLGAHASEVYHLPEEDLFLVGTSEVPMAAYHADEILDGAALPYRYAGWSSCFRREAGSYGKDTRGVIRVHQFDKVEMFSYIRPEDARAEHLRLLEWEKEMLAKVELPYRVIDTAAGDLGTSAARKYDCEAWVPSQGRYRELTSTSNCTDFQARRLGVRYRDKDGKPQHVATLNGTLATTRWIVAILENHQQADGSVVVPKALRPYVGLDVLEPVK comes from the coding sequence GTGATTGACCTGCGTACCCTTCGTGAGGATCCCGACCGGCTGCGGGCATCGCAGCGTGCCCGCGGCGAGGACGACTCCGTCGTCGACACGCTGCTCGACCTCGACGGGCGGCGGCGCGGTGCGCTGAGTCGCTTCGAATCACTCCGCGCCGAGCAGAAGACCGTCGGCAAGTCGGTCTCCCGCGCCGCGGGAGAGGAGAAGGCCGCCCTGCTGGAGCGGGCGAAAGACCTCTCGGTGCAGGTCAAGGCGGCCGAGGCGGAGGCGGAGAAGCTGGCCGCCGAGCTCGACGAGTTGATCTACACGGTGCCCAACCTGGTCGAGGAGGGTGCGCCGCCCGGCGGTGAGGACGACTACGTCGTGCTGGAGGAGGTCGGTGAGAAACCGTCCTTCGACTTCGAACCCAAGGACCACCTCGAGCTCGGCGAGCTGCTCGGCGCGATCGACATGGAGCGCGGCGCGAAGGTCTCCGGCTCGCGCTTCTTCTTCCTCAAGGGCGTCGGCGCCAGGCTCCAGCTCGGCCTGCTCAACATGGCCATGCAGCAGGCGATCGAGGCCGGGTTCATCCCGATGATCCCTCCGGTGCTGGTCAAGCCCGAGTCCATGAAGGGCACCGGCTTCCTCGGCGCCCACGCCAGCGAGGTCTACCACCTGCCCGAGGAGGATCTCTTCCTCGTCGGGACGAGCGAGGTGCCCATGGCGGCCTACCACGCGGACGAGATCCTCGACGGCGCCGCCCTGCCCTACCGCTACGCCGGCTGGTCCTCGTGCTTCCGCCGCGAGGCGGGCTCGTACGGCAAGGACACCCGAGGCGTCATCCGGGTCCACCAGTTCGACAAGGTGGAGATGTTCTCCTACATCCGTCCCGAGGATGCGCGGGCCGAGCACCTGCGGCTGCTGGAGTGGGAGAAGGAGATGCTGGCCAAGGTCGAGCTGCCCTACCGGGTGATCGACACCGCGGCCGGAGACCTCGGCACGTCGGCCGCGCGCAAGTACGACTGCGAGGCGTGGGTGCCCAGCCAGGGCCGTTACCGGGAGCTCACCTCGACCTCCAACTGCACCGACTTCCAGGCGCGCCGCCTCGGCGTGCGTTACCGCGACAAGGACGGCAAACCGCAGCACGTGGCCACGCTGAACGGCACGCTGGCCACCACCCGCTGGATCGTCGCCATCCTGGAGAACCACCAGCAGGCCGACGGCTCCGTCGTCGTCCCGAAGGCACTCCGTCCCTACGTCGGCCTCGACGTGCTGGAGCCCGTCAAGTAG